ACATTCTTTTTTTCTCCAATGTGCTTTACCATCCTAATCAGAGCATCTCTTAGAGCCGTTCTGGGGGAAATTGCATAGTCCACATTAACGTCTGCTTCAAAGCTTTCTTTTATGCTCGTCTTGAGCTCTTCAAGATTTATTTCATCGGGGAGCACCGTTATTATAGGAACTTCTTTATTGTTTGTTCTGATGACGTAGACGGTCTTTTTTATTGTTTCAACGTCCATAGTTGTTATTATCACGAGCTCTGATTTCTCAATTCCCGCTTTTAAGAGAGTAGCTGTATATGAAAAATCACCGTGAACTACATGAAAACCGCTTTCTTCAAGAGTTCTCGCTCGGATTTCATTTTTTTCAACTATCACAACATCGAACTCTCCCCTGAGGGCCTCTGCTATTGAACGCCCCAGGGCTCCCCCTCCAAGTATGAGGATTCTCATGACTATCACCCACTTTATGCACAACAATGTTTAAATAGGGGCTCTAATATACTAAACCGTGACCCTACCTACGGATTCTTTAATGAGAATGGGGATATATATAGATAATGGTGGTGGGTATGCAGCTACCGGATAAAACACCGCTCGTTGAGAACGTTGTAATAACATCGGCGAGTGAGCTTAGAGATCTTCTTAATCAGGCTCTTAGTCAGGGAAAAGGGGCTTTTCTAAAGATCTTCGCCAAAGACAAAAATGGGAAGTACTACATAACCGTGCTCCTTGATACTTCAAAAGTTCTGGCTGTAGAATGCCTTGTAGTTGACAATAAGCAGACTTTGATTGGAGAAGAAGCAGTTACCCTTCTTAAGTCAATACTTGAAAAGCCCATGGTTGTTGATGTGTACTCTTTGGACGAAATTGAAATGAAGCTTTCAATAGCCGAAAACCTCGAGATATATTCAGAAACTCCCAAAGTTCCCCTCGAAGAACTTCTATCTGGAAAAATAATTCAAACACAGAAGCCTGAAGAGATAACTTCAAGAACAGTTCAATCTGAAACACTAGCTGTTAGAAAACCCTCTTTCGAGCCCCAAAAGCCAGCCCAGCCTGAGATCGTTGTCAATTTTACTGGGGGCACACTTCCAGAGGGGGCCTTTAAGAAATATGCAGAGAACATCATAAGAGAAGCCAATAGAATCAAGGGGCTTTCTATAAGCAGAATTGAGTTCGATGCAAACGTCGGTGAGGGTGTTGTCTATCTAAATGTAAGGGTCTATGGAACAACTGAGAGTACTGACAGAAGGCAGGTAGAAATAGCGGAGAAAAGAATTTTCCACATAGTAAGCAAGTATGCCCCTATAATACTCAGGGAGGCAGAATACAAGCCCATATTGAAGGATATAAGTGTTATTCTAAACGGTGAGGAAGCAAGACCGCATGAGATTGTTGAGAAAGACAAAAAGAAAACAGGAGCTGTTACGAGGGACGGAAAGATTCAGTTATCTGTTCTTGAAGATGTCTGGCCATACTTTAGCAATTTCGCAAGAACGGTGATTAAAGAGTTAGAAACGGCAGGAATAAAGGTTAACAGGGCTTATTTTGACGTAAAGGGAAGAAGAGAGTTTGAAATAAATCTTTCAATAGTAGTTGAAGCTCCCTTTGACAGAGCAACTATTGAAAAAACAGTCAGGACGATTTTGAATAGACACGCAAAGGAACTATCAAGCTCAATAGACCGGTATATCACAGTTCACAATATTGAAGTTGAAGTTGTAGAAAGGGCACTTCAAAAACCAGATACAGCAAAAAGAGTTGTGACCAGTGGGAAAGCTGCGGAGATACTTGCCAAAAAAGAATTACTCGAGAAAGAAGTTGAAAAACTGCTGAAAGAAGCAGGAATAGAGGAACTAGCTCCTTTCACAGAGGAAAAGAAGAAAGAAGCAGAAGAAACTCTGCTGAGGAGTAGAATAGAGCCGGCAATAGAAACCCTGAAAAACAGAGTTCATGCAGAGCTGAAGCTCATTCCAAGGGTTACATTTAAGTGGCTTAAGCTCAACCACGAGATTCAGGGTTCGACAGTCTACGTTGATATCGAGGCATCTTTCGTCAAAGAAAGCGTTGGGGGCCTCTTTGGGGCATATTCAGGTGTTTCAGATGACAGGATAAAACGAGAAATAACTGAGACAATAAACAGAATTATCACAGAAGTCTCCAGAGAGTACAGTGTGTCAATAAGGCCAAGGAAGATAAACGTAATCCTCCGCTGACCTTTTCTCTTTTCAGCACTCAAGATCGTCATCATCCTTTCGTCAGCACTGCCGAGGTCATCATCGTAAGTAGTTCACCGGGACGGTTAAGTCCTTTTTTCATACCTTCATCTAAACGCTAAAGCGCTAATTTTTTAAGGCTTCCTCCAGAGTGGGAACCATGCAAACGTTAATCCTAGGGGTCGCATTGGCGCTTGCATCGGCATTTTCTTGGGCCTCGGCGACGATACTGGTTAGATTAGGCCTCAGAAAGCTGTCGCCAATCGGGGCAAATATCTTCAGGCTTTACGTTGCCTCAACGCTCTTTCTCATAATTTTCGCCCTAACCGGAAACCTGAGCGTTTTTAAACTTCCAGCAAGACTCCTCGTCCTAGCTTTTATCTCAGCACAGTTCGGCTTCGTTATAGGCGATTACTTCTACTTCAACGCCCTGAAAAGGATGGGCGTCTCGAGAACAGTTCCCATAACCTCAACATATCCCCTCTGGGCGATTCTGTGGGCAATCCTCTTTCTGGGCAAAAGGGTCAAGCCCCATGTGATTATTGGTGCCGTTCTCGTCGTCCTAGCAATCATCGTGGTCAAGAAAGCTGAAGAAGAGGAGCACGCCGACAGGCTCGGTTTCCTCTTCGCCTTTATCGCCCCAATTTCATGGAGCGTTGCCATAACTATAATGGACTACCTCACGAGAAGCATGCCTTCCCTTCAGCTTGCAGGTATTAGGATGGTCTTCGCGGCCCTGGGAATTTCGGTCTTCCTTCCAAGATATGGTGAAGAGGTCAGAAAAATAAGCAGAAGGGAAGCAATAGCCCTCACCGGTGCCGCCGTCCTGGGCCTAATCCTTGGGCAGTATCTCTTCGTGTATTCGGTCTCCCTCGTCGGTTCGCCAATAGCGGCACCGGTTTCAGCGATAAATCCAATAATAGCATCGCTACTGGCCGTCCTGCTTCTCAAGGAGAAGCCAAACGCGAGGATATTCGAGGGTCTGATTCTAGCTGTCGTGGGTGTCGTCCTTATCTCGGTGGGCTAAACTTTTAAGGCCCGTTTTCTATTCTAAATCGCCGACAGCGAGGGGACAATACCCCTCGCACGGGCTCGGTCTTCCCGCCTCCGCGAGGTAGTCGGGTTCGATGAGCGGAGCGTGCTCACGCCGAGCCCACAGGGCCGGGAGCATCCACCCGCGGGAGCAATGACCGCGGGCCTCTGTGCCCGGCCTACAGTATTAGAAAGGATTATAACTTCTTAGCTCCATAAATAACTGGTGGTTATTTATGGTAACAATACCTCGGCCAATTGATCCCAGAGAAATCCGGCGAATTCGAAAGGAGCTCGGCATAACTCAGGAGGAACTTGCAAAGAAAGCCGGGGTTACTCAAGCGTACATAGCGAAGCTCGAAGCCGGTAAAGTTGACCCAAGGCTCTCAACGCTGAACAGAATTCTTCAAGCTCTTCTAGAATGCAAAAAGGCTCAACTGAAAGCAAAAGATGTCATGTCTTCGCCAGTAATATATGTTAAGCCATATGAGAAAGTGGAAAAGGTAATTAGACTTATGAACGAGCACAACATTTCTCAGATTCCCGTTGTTTCTGGAAACAAGGTAGTGGGTTCTGTAACCGAGCGGACACTCGTAAGACAGAGCCTTGAGTACGAGGACATCTACGACAGAAAGGTCATGGAGATAATGGAGGAACCGTTCCCCATCGTAAATGAGGAGGAAGACTTGGAAGTTGTTAAGTATCTCCTTGAGGACAATCCAGCTGTTCTCGTCCAGAACAGAGAGGGAAAAATTGTTGGAATCATAACTCGTGTTGACCTTTTCAGAGTTGGTAAGGCATAGTCCACAACTTTTAAAACCTCTCCTTCTCAACATAGTTGGACATTTAATCCGGACAAAACGTCCAGGTGGTAACCATGAAAAAAACAGCGGTGCTTGTTGTTTTGCTCCTGATTGGAGCTGTTATAGCAACCGGATGTATAGCCTCAAATTCAACTACCCCCACGAAAAGTTCCTCATCAACGACGTCCCCAGCCTCAAGCCCAACAACCAGCTCAACAAAGAGCCCAGCCACGAGCTCGAGTTCAACGCAGATGGAAAAGAGCTACTACCCAATAACGATTAAGGACTTTGCAAACAGAACAGTAACAATAAAGGAGGAACCGAAGCGCGTTGTCTCACTCGCCCCAAGTATAACCGAGGACCTGTATTATCTGGGACTTCTCGACAGGGTTGTTGGAGTCACAGGTTACGAGGACTGGCCTCCCGAAGTTAAGAAAATCACCTCAGTTGGAGGCTACGGTGCCTACGCAAGCCTTGAAAAGATAGCAGAACTAAAACCGGACCTTATTATAGCAGACAACGCAGTATTTTACAAGAAGGGTTTCCTTGAAAGTCTGGAAAAGATAGCACCGGTTGTTATAATAGCCCCACAGAGCATTGATCAGATTCCTCAGGCAATTGAGCTCCTCGGAAAAATCTTCAACAGGGAGGACAGGGCGAAGGAAGTCATTGATGAGTTCAACGCAAAGGTAAATGCAATAAAGGAACTCACGAAGAATCAGCCAAAGGTCAAAGTCTTCTTCGTAACCTGGAGCAAGCCCCTCATGACCGCGGGCAAAAACACCTTCATCAACGACGTTATCACGATAGCCGGAGGAGCGAACATCTTTAACGATACCAAGGGATGGCCACAGGTCAGTGCTGAGGAGGTCATAGCAAGGAACCCCGATGTTATAATCTTGACACCCCACTGCGGAATGACGATTGAAGAGGCCTACAAGCTCTTTGCAGGAACCAACGCCGTTAAAGAGGGCCACGTTTACATGATTGAGAACGAGAACGACCTAATTCACCCGAGCCCGAGGATAATAAAGGGAATAGAGATTGTGGCAAAGCTCCTCCACCCAGATGCCTTCAAGACAAAGTATCCACTCACAATAAAGGACATGGCCAACAGAACCGTCACAATCCCGAAGGAGCCACAAAGGGTCGTTTCACTTGCTCCAAGCATTACTGAGACAATATTCTACCTTGGAGCCGGGGACAAGCTCGTTGGAGTTACGAAATATGCAGACTGGCCTCCTGCAGTGAAGAACATAACGAAGGTCGGTGGCTACGGAGCCTACGCCAACCTCGAAGAGATTGCCAAGCTCAAGCCCGACCTCATCATAGCGGACAACGCGGTGTTCTACAAGCAGGGCTTCCTTGAAAGTCTGGAAAAGATAGCGCCAGTTGTAATCGTCAACCCGAAGAGCATCGAGGGAATATACAAACAAATTGAGCTCATTGGAAAGATTCTCAACAGGGAGGAACAGGCCTCGATGGTGATAGCCGAGATGAAAGCACAGATAAGCTACATTGAGGGCCTCGTGGCCAACCAGAGCAGGCCGAGTGTGATGTATCTCGTTAGTACGTACAACGGCTACTGGATAGCCGGAAAAGACACCTTCGCGGACAGTATAATCAAAATTGCAGGAGGTAAGAATGCCTTCGAGGACATTACTGGCTGGAAAGCGGTCAGTGAAGAGGAAATCGTAGCAAGGAACCCGGACGTGGTTATCATAGCCTCAGCCTACGTTGACCCGAAGATATTCTGCTCAGGCCCGCTCTCAACGATCAAAGCCGCGAAGGAGGGCAGGGTTTACACTGTCAGCGATCCCAACGTCTTCCAGAGACCGAGCCCGAGGATTGTACTGGCAATCCGCGAGATGGCCGAACTGCTCCATCCGGACCTCTTCAAGTACCAGCCTCAGCCACTTGTCTGCTCTGCCAACACAACTGCCAACTCGACCGGCTGATTTTTAAGCTTCTTTTCCCTCTTTTTCCCGGTGATGCTATGGAGAAGAAGACCGTTTACAGGGTTCTGCTCGTGATTGTGATAATCCTGGCGATAATATTTACGCTCGGCGTTGTTGGCATCGTTCCCTTTGTCTGGAGCGAATACATAACGGTTTTCATGGTCATCCTGTTCTTCGTTCTGAGGTTCAGTAAAGGCGCTCAACCCTGAGGATTGAGAGGTAAAGGAAGACCATCGAGAGCAGGAGCAGGACGAGGAAGGCATAAATCGGATTGACGACGTCGTAGTAGTGGAGCATGGCGAAGCGAAGGCCATCAACGGAGTACGTCATCGGAGTTACGAGGCCCACAACGAGGAACCACTTCGGAAAAAGGAGGAGAGAAACTATAGCACCGCTCGTGAACATCATGGGGAGCCTAATCAGGTTGAGCCACGTCATGGCGTTTATTGGATTCTCGACGACGAGGGAAACGTAGAGGCCCAAGGCCGAGAAGGTAAAGGCTGACAGAACGAGAAAGAGCACAAAGAGTGAAAGGTTCCATATCGGATAGACCATGAAAGCCCTCAGGAAGAGAAGGCTAACGAAACCGACGAAGAGTCCGAATATCGAACCGGTGAGAACCTTGGCCAGAACGATTTCAGAATAACTCACCGGGGCAACCAGGAGTCTCTCAAAGGTTCTAAGCCTTCTCTCAAAGATTATCGAGGACGAGACGAAGGAGGTCGTCCCGAAGAGGACGGAAATCGAAACGAGACCCGGGGCAAGGTGGTCAACGTCACCGAAGCGAACTGCAAAGGCCAGGGTGAAAACCAGCGGAAAAACGATGCCCCAGCTTATCGAACCGGGTTTTAGAACGTACTCTCTAAGCTCCTTTTCAGCTATTGCAAGGACCTTCAAAGCGGACACCCCCCGCAGGGACAGCCCTTGGTCAGCTCAACGAAAACGTCCTCAACGCTCGGAACCTCTGTGCAGAGGCCCTCAATCCTGAAGCCAAGCTCGGTCTTTAAAGAGTACAGCCTTTCGAGGAATTCATCGACGTTTTCAACCTCCAGAAGGAGCCTCCCCTCATCGAAGGAAACGTCGTACTCCTCTAGGGCCCTCAGGAGAGAAGATGTCAAAGGCTCGACCGAGAGCTTTACAATGACCTTTTTTCCGATTAACTTTGCGAGCTCACCCCTCTTGCCCTCGGCTACTATCTTTCCCTCCCTCATTATCGCTATCCTCTGCGGAATCGTCTCAGCTTCAACCATGTTGTGGGTCGTTATGAAGACAGTCATGCCCCTCTTATTTAGAACCCTGATGAGCGCCCTGACGGCCTTGGCGGAGTGAACATCCAGCCCGTTCGTCGGCTCATCGAGGAAGAGGACTTCGGGCTCGTGAATCAATGCTGAGGCTATCGTCACCCTCCGCTTAAAGCCCGTGCTCAACTTCCCAAACTTCCTATCGGCTGGAAGTTCGAACTCCCTTATGAGCTCCTCAACCCTCTCAAGGGGGGCATCGTAGAGCTTCGCCATGAACCTTAGGTTGTCCCTTACTGTGAGCTCGTCGTAGAGGTTCGAAACGTCCGGAACAAGGCCTATTGACTTCCTAACCGCGAGCCTCTCCCTTTTGACGTCGAAACCGTTGACGTAGGCCTCCCCAGAGGTAATTGACGTTAAGGTCGTTAACATTCTCACGGTGGTCGTCTTTCCGGCACCGTTGGGACCCAGTAGGGCAAAGGCTTCCCCTTTCTTCACACTAAAGCTAACACCCCTCACGGCCTCGAAGTCACCATAGCGCTTAACGAGGTTCTTAGCTATTATCGCTTCCGCCATAGTAGAACCCCCAACAGCAGGATAGCCAAGAGCAGGGAGAGACCAACGTAGGGGTTAAAGCCAAACGTCTCGGTTTCCTCGGTCGAGGTGACGGTAGGTCGGGCCTCGCCGAGGGACCACGCCTCAATGACGCTGTAGCAGTTTTGGACATCATGGGAGCCGTATTCCGTCAGGAAGTAGCCCTTGGGCGAAAAGGCGACGTGGTAAGCGGTCCCGTTGAAGCGCTGGAACCACACAACAGTTCCGTTGGGCGCTATAAGCTCGGCAGTTTTTCCATAGCTAACGACGGTGTAATTGTCTCTGGTTCCAACGTCGTAGGCGTAGCCGATGAGGGGAACGGAGTAGATGGCTTTTCCATCGAGGGCAAGAAGGGTAACGTTCCCGAAGTTCCCGGCAACCGCGATGCCATTCCCGTCGGTATCAACGGCCCTGGCATAGCCGTTGAACTTTTTCTTCCAGAGGACCTTCCCGTTTTCATCAAACGCTATAAGCTCACTCCACAATTCCGACTGCGGAACCACGAGGGCCAGAACCTCATCTCTGGCTACCAGAACTTTCCTAACCGGGCCGGGATTGGTTTTCCACAGGGGTTGTCCGGAAG
This DNA window, taken from Thermococcus sp., encodes the following:
- a CDS encoding ABC transporter permease, giving the protein MSALKVLAIAEKELREYVLKPGSISWGIVFPLVFTLAFAVRFGDVDHLAPGLVSISVLFGTTSFVSSSIIFERRLRTFERLLVAPVSYSEIVLAKVLTGSIFGLFVGFVSLLFLRAFMVYPIWNLSLFVLFLVLSAFTFSALGLYVSLVVENPINAMTWLNLIRLPMMFTSGAIVSLLLFPKWFLVVGLVTPMTYSVDGLRFAMLHYYDVVNPIYAFLVLLLLSMVFLYLSILRVERLY
- a CDS encoding ABC transporter substrate-binding protein, with the translated sequence MKKTAVLVVLLLIGAVIATGCIASNSTTPTKSSSSTTSPASSPTTSSTKSPATSSSSTQMEKSYYPITIKDFANRTVTIKEEPKRVVSLAPSITEDLYYLGLLDRVVGVTGYEDWPPEVKKITSVGGYGAYASLEKIAELKPDLIIADNAVFYKKGFLESLEKIAPVVIIAPQSIDQIPQAIELLGKIFNREDRAKEVIDEFNAKVNAIKELTKNQPKVKVFFVTWSKPLMTAGKNTFINDVITIAGGANIFNDTKGWPQVSAEEVIARNPDVIILTPHCGMTIEEAYKLFAGTNAVKEGHVYMIENENDLIHPSPRIIKGIEIVAKLLHPDAFKTKYPLTIKDMANRTVTIPKEPQRVVSLAPSITETIFYLGAGDKLVGVTKYADWPPAVKNITKVGGYGAYANLEEIAKLKPDLIIADNAVFYKQGFLESLEKIAPVVIVNPKSIEGIYKQIELIGKILNREEQASMVIAEMKAQISYIEGLVANQSRPSVMYLVSTYNGYWIAGKDTFADSIIKIAGGKNAFEDITGWKAVSEEEIVARNPDVVIIASAYVDPKIFCSGPLSTIKAAKEGRVYTVSDPNVFQRPSPRIVLAIREMAELLHPDLFKYQPQPLVCSANTTANSTG
- a CDS encoding ABC transporter ATP-binding protein: MAEAIIAKNLVKRYGDFEAVRGVSFSVKKGEAFALLGPNGAGKTTTVRMLTTLTSITSGEAYVNGFDVKRERLAVRKSIGLVPDVSNLYDELTVRDNLRFMAKLYDAPLERVEELIREFELPADRKFGKLSTGFKRRVTIASALIHEPEVLFLDEPTNGLDVHSAKAVRALIRVLNKRGMTVFITTHNMVEAETIPQRIAIMREGKIVAEGKRGELAKLIGKKVIVKLSVEPLTSSLLRALEEYDVSFDEGRLLLEVENVDEFLERLYSLKTELGFRIEGLCTEVPSVEDVFVELTKGCPCGGCPL
- a CDS encoding PQQ-binding-like beta-propeller repeat protein, encoding MKSKTFVAIALILLVIPYAFALEPSHLWSYSDTCAVFSMALNENGAIGLAFGYYAELLSPDGKLLWKAPTRGIAYSSALSDNDILLIGTEGRWVQAFKDGKVLWERNLREAVVSVSISQNGSIAVAGDASGWVYLFRNGKLAWEKRLGNYTWSVLLWGNKVLVGSDSGLWVFSASGQPLWKTNPGPVRKVLVARDEVLALVVPQSELWSELIAFDENGKVLWKKKFNGYARAVDTDGNGIAVAGNFGNVTLLALDGKAIYSVPLIGYAYDVGTRDNYTVVSYGKTAELIAPNGTVVWFQRFNGTAYHVAFSPKGYFLTEYGSHDVQNCYSVIEAWSLGEARPTVTSTEETETFGFNPYVGLSLLLAILLLGVLLWRKR
- a CDS encoding DMT family transporter, which produces MQTLILGVALALASAFSWASATILVRLGLRKLSPIGANIFRLYVASTLFLIIFALTGNLSVFKLPARLLVLAFISAQFGFVIGDYFYFNALKRMGVSRTVPITSTYPLWAILWAILFLGKRVKPHVIIGAVLVVLAIIVVKKAEEEEHADRLGFLFAFIAPISWSVAITIMDYLTRSMPSLQLAGIRMVFAALGISVFLPRYGEEVRKISRREAIALTGAAVLGLILGQYLFVYSVSLVGSPIAAPVSAINPIIASLLAVLLLKEKPNARIFEGLILAVVGVVLISVG
- a CDS encoding CBS domain-containing protein; translation: MVTIPRPIDPREIRRIRKELGITQEELAKKAGVTQAYIAKLEAGKVDPRLSTLNRILQALLECKKAQLKAKDVMSSPVIYVKPYEKVEKVIRLMNEHNISQIPVVSGNKVVGSVTERTLVRQSLEYEDIYDRKVMEIMEEPFPIVNEEEDLEVVKYLLEDNPAVLVQNREGKIVGIITRVDLFRVGKA